Proteins found in one Limanda limanda chromosome 18, fLimLim1.1, whole genome shotgun sequence genomic segment:
- the dtnba gene encoding dystrobrevin, beta a isoform X3, translated as MVMEEGGPGDRGRGGPVTAGAEGRQIFVELGEQNLDGICLSTYRTSCKLRFVQKRCNLHLIDIYNVIEAVRDAGLNAVELNAGISVTRLENLVSSLFNQLSKRLPTTHTIDPQESTALFVDFLLAAVDSEPESRLTVLSVKAMLAMLCGGKLVDKLRYVFSQISDSGGVMVLSKFDGFLREALKLPSVVHEAPSFGYTHTTARSCFPQQKRVMLNMFLDIVTEPPQCLVWLPLMHRLANVEHVYHPVSCSFCRGDGMTGFRYRCLRCRGYQLCQNCFWRGNVSGSHSSQHQMKEHSSWKSPATKLGRALSRTLGCVSSRDPPHPIYPEEPERTLNLANIVPSRPVGNTNEAMMLSSSSPGSTKRLAAAQRMNEEHALIAAYVNRLQSSPRSVDCPSRQDEEHKLIARYTSRLAESGGSGVIPNRSINFDVNKQKRELIAQLESKNREILAEIKHLRTEHDAACRLSPERGGSTNPTLLAELRLLRQRKDELEQRMSSLQESRRELMVQLEGLMKLLKAQAAGSSHASPSRPSPSAARSVGAASPQAHMYPPQDSLAGVGGDVQEAFAQGSRRNLRNDLLVAADSITNTVSSLVKELHSDDGREEEERLLNGKDRG; from the exons atggtgatggaggaggggggtccaggagacagagggagggggggtccgGTGACGGCGGGAGCGGAGGGACGGCAGATCTTCGTGGAGCTCG GGGAGCAGAACCTCGACGGCATTTGTCTTTCTACATATCGAACATCCTGCAAGCTCCGGTTTGTACAGAAGAGATGCAACC TGCATCTGATCGACATCTACAACGTGATCGAGGCGGTGCGGGACGCAGGTCTGAACGCCGTCGAGCTGAACGCCGGCATCTCCGTGACCCGACTGGAGAACCTGGTGTCGTCCCTGTTCAACCAGCTCAGCAAGCGGCTGCCCACCACGCACACCATCGACCCGCAGGAGAGCACCGCCCTGTTCGTGGACTTCCTACTGGCTGCCGTGGACAG TGAACCAGAAAGCCGACTGACGGTGCTGTCGGTGAAGGCGATGCTGGCGATGCTGTGTGGAGGGAAACTGGTGGATAAACTCCGCT atgtgttttCTCAGATATCTGACTCCGGGGGTGTGATGGTTCTGTCCAAATTCGATGGTTTCCTGAGGGAAGCTCTGAAGTTGCCCAGCGTTGTTCACGAAGCGCCGTCCTtcggctacacacacacaacagcacgCTCGTGCTTCCCACAGCAG AAGAGGGTGATGCTCAACATGTTCCTGGACATTGTTACCGAGCCTCCTCAATGTCTCGTTTGGCTGCCTCTCATGCACCGTCTTGCCAATGTGGAACatg tctatCATCCCGTGTCGTGCTCCTTCTGTCGTGGCGACGGCATGACGGGCTTCCGCTACCGCTGCCTCCGTTGCCGCGGTTACCAGCTCTGTCAGAACTGCTTCTGGCGCGGCAACGTGAGCGGCTCACACAGCAGCCAGCATCAGATGAAGGAGCACTCGTCCTGG aagtCCCCAGCGACTAAGCTTGGTCGAGCCCTGAGCAGGACTCTGGGCTGCGTGTCGTCgagagaccccccccacccgatCTATCCAGAGGAACCTGAGAGGACGCTGAACCTCGCCAACATCGT CCCCTCCCGGCCTGTTGGAAACACCAATGAGGCCATGATGCTGTCCTCGTCGTCACCGGGCTCCACCAAACG TCTGGCGGCGGCTCAGCGCATGAACGAGGAACACGCTCTGATCGCCGCCTACGTGAATCGTCTCCAGAGCAGCCCacg tagtgTGGACTGTCCCAGCAGACAGGATGAGGAGCACAAGCTGATCGCCCGCTACACCTCCCGCCTGGCGGAGTCTGGAGGTTCAGGA gtgATACCGAACCGGAGCATCAACTTTGACGTGAACAAGCAGAAGAGGGAGCTCATCGCTCAGCTGGAGAGTAAAAACAG AGAGATCCTGGCAGAGATCAAACATCTCCGCACCGAGCACGACGCCGCCTGCCGACTCAGCCCGGAGCGGGGGGGCAGCACCAACCCCACCCTATTGGCCGAGCTGCGCCTGCTCAG aCAGAGGAAAGACGAGCTGGAGCAGAGGATGTCGTCTCTCcaagagagcaggagggagctGATGGTGCAGCTGGAGGGACTGATGAAGCTGCTCAag GCGCAGGCCGCTGGCTCTTCTCACGCGTCTCCTTCCCGGCCGAGTCCATCAGCCGCTCGCTCTGTAGGTGCCGCGTCTCCGCAGGCTCACATGTACCCCCCCCAGGACTCCCTcgccggggtggggggggacgtACAAGAGGCCTTTGCTCAAG GCTCCAGAAGGAACCTGAGAAACGACCTTCTGGTGGCAGCTGACTCCATCACCAACACTGTGTCCTCCCTGGTCAAAGAGCTGCACTCGg ATGATGgtcgggaggaagaggagcggctGCTGAACGGGAAGGACAGAG GTTAA
- the dtnba gene encoding dystrobrevin, beta a isoform X2 — protein sequence MVMEEGGPGDRGRGGPVTAGAEGRQIFVELGEQNLDGICLSTYRTSCKLRFVQKRCNLHLIDIYNVIEAVRDAGLNAVELNAGISVTRLENLVSSLFNQLSKRLPTTHTIDPQESTALFVDFLLAAVDSEPESRLTVLSVKAMLAMLCGGKLVDKLRYVFSQISDSGGVMVLSKFDGFLREALKLPSVVHEAPSFGYTHTTARSCFPQQKRVMLNMFLDIVTEPPQCLVWLPLMHRLANVEHVYHPVSCSFCRGDGMTGFRYRCLRCRGYQLCQNCFWRGNVSGSHSSQHQMKEHSSWKSPATKLGRALSRTLGCVSSRDPPHPIYPEEPERTLNLANIVPSRPVGNTNEAMMLSSSSPGSTKRLAAAQRMNEEHALIAAYVNRLQSSPRVDCPSRQDEEHKLIARYTSRLAESGGSGVIPNRSINFDVNKQKRELIAQLESKNREILAEIKHLRTEHDAACRLSPERGGSTNPTLLAELRLLRQRKDELEQRMSSLQESRRELMVQLEGLMKLLKAQAAGSSHASPSRPSPSAARSVGAASPQAHMYPPQDSLAGVGGDVQEAFAQGSRRNLRNDLLVAADSITNTVSSLVKELHSDDGREEEERLLNGKDRAG from the exons atggtgatggaggaggggggtccaggagacagagggagggggggtccgGTGACGGCGGGAGCGGAGGGACGGCAGATCTTCGTGGAGCTCG GGGAGCAGAACCTCGACGGCATTTGTCTTTCTACATATCGAACATCCTGCAAGCTCCGGTTTGTACAGAAGAGATGCAACC TGCATCTGATCGACATCTACAACGTGATCGAGGCGGTGCGGGACGCAGGTCTGAACGCCGTCGAGCTGAACGCCGGCATCTCCGTGACCCGACTGGAGAACCTGGTGTCGTCCCTGTTCAACCAGCTCAGCAAGCGGCTGCCCACCACGCACACCATCGACCCGCAGGAGAGCACCGCCCTGTTCGTGGACTTCCTACTGGCTGCCGTGGACAG TGAACCAGAAAGCCGACTGACGGTGCTGTCGGTGAAGGCGATGCTGGCGATGCTGTGTGGAGGGAAACTGGTGGATAAACTCCGCT atgtgttttCTCAGATATCTGACTCCGGGGGTGTGATGGTTCTGTCCAAATTCGATGGTTTCCTGAGGGAAGCTCTGAAGTTGCCCAGCGTTGTTCACGAAGCGCCGTCCTtcggctacacacacacaacagcacgCTCGTGCTTCCCACAGCAG AAGAGGGTGATGCTCAACATGTTCCTGGACATTGTTACCGAGCCTCCTCAATGTCTCGTTTGGCTGCCTCTCATGCACCGTCTTGCCAATGTGGAACatg tctatCATCCCGTGTCGTGCTCCTTCTGTCGTGGCGACGGCATGACGGGCTTCCGCTACCGCTGCCTCCGTTGCCGCGGTTACCAGCTCTGTCAGAACTGCTTCTGGCGCGGCAACGTGAGCGGCTCACACAGCAGCCAGCATCAGATGAAGGAGCACTCGTCCTGG aagtCCCCAGCGACTAAGCTTGGTCGAGCCCTGAGCAGGACTCTGGGCTGCGTGTCGTCgagagaccccccccacccgatCTATCCAGAGGAACCTGAGAGGACGCTGAACCTCGCCAACATCGT CCCCTCCCGGCCTGTTGGAAACACCAATGAGGCCATGATGCTGTCCTCGTCGTCACCGGGCTCCACCAAACG TCTGGCGGCGGCTCAGCGCATGAACGAGGAACACGCTCTGATCGCCGCCTACGTGAATCGTCTCCAGAGCAGCCCacg tgTGGACTGTCCCAGCAGACAGGATGAGGAGCACAAGCTGATCGCCCGCTACACCTCCCGCCTGGCGGAGTCTGGAGGTTCAGGA gtgATACCGAACCGGAGCATCAACTTTGACGTGAACAAGCAGAAGAGGGAGCTCATCGCTCAGCTGGAGAGTAAAAACAG AGAGATCCTGGCAGAGATCAAACATCTCCGCACCGAGCACGACGCCGCCTGCCGACTCAGCCCGGAGCGGGGGGGCAGCACCAACCCCACCCTATTGGCCGAGCTGCGCCTGCTCAG aCAGAGGAAAGACGAGCTGGAGCAGAGGATGTCGTCTCTCcaagagagcaggagggagctGATGGTGCAGCTGGAGGGACTGATGAAGCTGCTCAag GCGCAGGCCGCTGGCTCTTCTCACGCGTCTCCTTCCCGGCCGAGTCCATCAGCCGCTCGCTCTGTAGGTGCCGCGTCTCCGCAGGCTCACATGTACCCCCCCCAGGACTCCCTcgccggggtggggggggacgtACAAGAGGCCTTTGCTCAAG GCTCCAGAAGGAACCTGAGAAACGACCTTCTGGTGGCAGCTGACTCCATCACCAACACTGTGTCCTCCCTGGTCAAAGAGCTGCACTCGg ATGATGgtcgggaggaagaggagcggctGCTGAACGGGAAGGACAGAG CAGGTTAA
- the dtnba gene encoding dystrobrevin, beta a isoform X1 — protein MVMEEGGPGDRGRGGPVTAGAEGRQIFVELGEQNLDGICLSTYRTSCKLRFVQKRCNLHLIDIYNVIEAVRDAGLNAVELNAGISVTRLENLVSSLFNQLSKRLPTTHTIDPQESTALFVDFLLAAVDSEPESRLTVLSVKAMLAMLCGGKLVDKLRYVFSQISDSGGVMVLSKFDGFLREALKLPSVVHEAPSFGYTHTTARSCFPQQKRVMLNMFLDIVTEPPQCLVWLPLMHRLANVEHVYHPVSCSFCRGDGMTGFRYRCLRCRGYQLCQNCFWRGNVSGSHSSQHQMKEHSSWKSPATKLGRALSRTLGCVSSRDPPHPIYPEEPERTLNLANIVPSRPVGNTNEAMMLSSSSPGSTKRLAAAQRMNEEHALIAAYVNRLQSSPRSVDCPSRQDEEHKLIARYTSRLAESGGSGVIPNRSINFDVNKQKRELIAQLESKNREILAEIKHLRTEHDAACRLSPERGGSTNPTLLAELRLLRQRKDELEQRMSSLQESRRELMVQLEGLMKLLKAQAAGSSHASPSRPSPSAARSVGAASPQAHMYPPQDSLAGVGGDVQEAFAQGSRRNLRNDLLVAADSITNTVSSLVKELHSDDGREEEERLLNGKDRAG, from the exons atggtgatggaggaggggggtccaggagacagagggagggggggtccgGTGACGGCGGGAGCGGAGGGACGGCAGATCTTCGTGGAGCTCG GGGAGCAGAACCTCGACGGCATTTGTCTTTCTACATATCGAACATCCTGCAAGCTCCGGTTTGTACAGAAGAGATGCAACC TGCATCTGATCGACATCTACAACGTGATCGAGGCGGTGCGGGACGCAGGTCTGAACGCCGTCGAGCTGAACGCCGGCATCTCCGTGACCCGACTGGAGAACCTGGTGTCGTCCCTGTTCAACCAGCTCAGCAAGCGGCTGCCCACCACGCACACCATCGACCCGCAGGAGAGCACCGCCCTGTTCGTGGACTTCCTACTGGCTGCCGTGGACAG TGAACCAGAAAGCCGACTGACGGTGCTGTCGGTGAAGGCGATGCTGGCGATGCTGTGTGGAGGGAAACTGGTGGATAAACTCCGCT atgtgttttCTCAGATATCTGACTCCGGGGGTGTGATGGTTCTGTCCAAATTCGATGGTTTCCTGAGGGAAGCTCTGAAGTTGCCCAGCGTTGTTCACGAAGCGCCGTCCTtcggctacacacacacaacagcacgCTCGTGCTTCCCACAGCAG AAGAGGGTGATGCTCAACATGTTCCTGGACATTGTTACCGAGCCTCCTCAATGTCTCGTTTGGCTGCCTCTCATGCACCGTCTTGCCAATGTGGAACatg tctatCATCCCGTGTCGTGCTCCTTCTGTCGTGGCGACGGCATGACGGGCTTCCGCTACCGCTGCCTCCGTTGCCGCGGTTACCAGCTCTGTCAGAACTGCTTCTGGCGCGGCAACGTGAGCGGCTCACACAGCAGCCAGCATCAGATGAAGGAGCACTCGTCCTGG aagtCCCCAGCGACTAAGCTTGGTCGAGCCCTGAGCAGGACTCTGGGCTGCGTGTCGTCgagagaccccccccacccgatCTATCCAGAGGAACCTGAGAGGACGCTGAACCTCGCCAACATCGT CCCCTCCCGGCCTGTTGGAAACACCAATGAGGCCATGATGCTGTCCTCGTCGTCACCGGGCTCCACCAAACG TCTGGCGGCGGCTCAGCGCATGAACGAGGAACACGCTCTGATCGCCGCCTACGTGAATCGTCTCCAGAGCAGCCCacg tagtgTGGACTGTCCCAGCAGACAGGATGAGGAGCACAAGCTGATCGCCCGCTACACCTCCCGCCTGGCGGAGTCTGGAGGTTCAGGA gtgATACCGAACCGGAGCATCAACTTTGACGTGAACAAGCAGAAGAGGGAGCTCATCGCTCAGCTGGAGAGTAAAAACAG AGAGATCCTGGCAGAGATCAAACATCTCCGCACCGAGCACGACGCCGCCTGCCGACTCAGCCCGGAGCGGGGGGGCAGCACCAACCCCACCCTATTGGCCGAGCTGCGCCTGCTCAG aCAGAGGAAAGACGAGCTGGAGCAGAGGATGTCGTCTCTCcaagagagcaggagggagctGATGGTGCAGCTGGAGGGACTGATGAAGCTGCTCAag GCGCAGGCCGCTGGCTCTTCTCACGCGTCTCCTTCCCGGCCGAGTCCATCAGCCGCTCGCTCTGTAGGTGCCGCGTCTCCGCAGGCTCACATGTACCCCCCCCAGGACTCCCTcgccggggtggggggggacgtACAAGAGGCCTTTGCTCAAG GCTCCAGAAGGAACCTGAGAAACGACCTTCTGGTGGCAGCTGACTCCATCACCAACACTGTGTCCTCCCTGGTCAAAGAGCTGCACTCGg ATGATGgtcgggaggaagaggagcggctGCTGAACGGGAAGGACAGAG CAGGTTAA